NNNNNNNNNNNNNNNNNNNNNNNNNNNNNNNNNNNNNNNNNNNNNNNNNNNNNNNNNNNNNNNNNNNNNNNNNNNNNNNNNNNNNNNNNNNNNNNNNNNNNNNNNNNNNNNNNNNNNNNNNNNNNNNNNNNNNNNNNNNNNNNNNNNNNNNNNNNNNNNNNNNNNNNNNNNNNNNNNNNNNNNNNNNNNNNNNNNNNNNNNNNNNNNNNNNNNNNNNNNNNNNNNNNNNNNNNNNNNNNNNNNNNNNNNNNNNNNNNNNNNNNNNNNNNNNNNNNNNNNNNNNNNNNNNNNNNNNNNNNNNNNNNNNNNNNNNNNNNNNNNNNNNNNNNNNNNNNNNNNNNNNNNNNNNNNNNNNNNNNNNNNNNNNNNNNNNNNNNNNNNNNNNNNNNNNNNNNNNNNNNNNNNNNNNNNNNNNNNNNNNNNNNNNNNNNNNNNNNNNNNNNNNNNNNNNNNNNNNNNNNNNNNNNNNNNNNNNNNNNNNNNNNNNNNNNNNNNNNNNNNNNNNNNNNNNNNNNNNNNNNNNNNNNNNNNNNNNNNNNNNNNNNNNNNNNNNNNNNNNNNNNNNNNNNNNNNNNNNNNNNNNNNNNNNNNNNNNNNNNNNNNNNNNNNNNNNNNNNNNNNNNNNNNNNNNNNNNNNNNNNNNNNNNNNNNNNNNNNNNNNNNNNNNNNNNNNNNNNNNNNNNNNNNNNNNNNNNNNNNNNNNNNNNNNNNNNNNNNNNNNNNNNNNNNNNNNNNNNNNNNNNNNNNNNNNNNNNNNNNNNNNNNNNNNNNNNNNNNNNNNNNNNNNNNNNNNNNNNNNNNNNNNNNNNNNNNNNNNNNNNNNNNNNNNNNNNNNNNNNNNNNNNNNNNNNNNNNNNNNNNNNNNNNNNNNNNNNNNNNNNNNNNNNNNNNNNNNNNNNNNNNNNNNNNNNNNNNNNNNNNNNNNNNNNNNNNNNNNNNNNNNNNNNNNNNNNNNNNNNNNNNNNNNNNNNNNNNNNNNNNNNNNNNNNNNNNNNNNNNNNNNNNNNNNNNNNNNNNNNNNNNNNNNNNNNNNNNNNNNNNNNNNNNNNNNNNNNNNNNNNNNNNNNNNNNNNNNNNNNNNNNNNNNNNNNNNNNNNNNNNNNNNNNNNNNNNNNNNNNNNNNNNNNNNNNNNNNNNNNNNNNNNNNNNNNNNNNNNNNNNNNNNNNNNNNNNNNNNNNNNNNNNNNNNNNNNNNNNNNNNNNNNNNNNNNNNNNNNNNNNNNNNNNNNNNNNNNNNNNNNNNNNNNNNNNNNNNNNNNNNNNNNNNNNNNNNNNNNNNNNNNNNNNNNNNNNNNNNNNNNNNNNNNNNNNNNNNNNNNNNNNNNNNNNNNNNNNNNNNNNNNNNNNNNNNNNNNNNNNNNNNNNNNNNNNNNNNNNNNNNNNNNNNNNNNNNNNNNNNNNNNNNNNNNNNNNNNNNNNNNNNNNNNNNNNNNNNNNNNNNNNNNNNNNNNNNNNNNNNNNNNNNNNNNNNNNNNNNNNNNNNNNNNNNNNNNNNNNNNNNNNNNNNNNNNNNNNNNNNNNNNNNNNNNNNNNNNNNNNNNNNNNNNNNNNNNNNNNNNNNNNNNNNNNNNNNNNNNNNNNNNNNNNNNNNNNNNNNNNNNNNNNNNNNNNNNNNNNNNNNNNNNNNNNNNNNNNNNNNNNNNNNNNNNNNNNNNNNNNNNNNNNNNNNNNNNNNNNNNNNNNNNNNNNNNNNNNNNNNNNNNNNNNNNNNNNNNNNNNNNNNNNNNNNNNNNNNNNNNNNNNNNNNNNNNNNNNNNNNNNNNNNNNNNNNNNNNNNNNNNNNNNNNNNNNNNNNNNNNNNNNNNNNNNNNNNNNNNNNNNNNNNNNNNNNNNNNNNNNNNNNNNNNNNNNNNNNNNNNNNNNNNNNNNNNNNNNNNNNNNNNNNNNNNNNNNNNNNNNNNNNNNNNNNNNNNNNNNNNNNNNNNNNNNNNNNNNNNNNNNNNNNNNNNNNNNNNNNNNNNNNNNNNNNNNNNNNNNNNNNNNNNNNNNNNNNNNNNNNNNNNNNNNNNNNNNNNNNNNNNNNNNNNNNNNNNNNNNNNNNNNNNNNNNNNNNNNNNNNNNNNNNNNNNNNNNNNNNNNNNNNNNNNNNNNNNNNNNNNNNNNNNNNNNNNNNNNNNNNNNNNNNNNNNNNNNNNNNNNNNNNNNNNNNNNTCTCCCCTTTAATTCACTTACTCAGAATACTTAGTTTTCCCTACCAAAGAATTTTCTTATAAGTGCTGGGTGTTTTCAACTTCAGAAATCTAAAATAATATATCTGAAATGGTCCTATTTAAGTGAATTTAGCATCCGTTTCAGCTTTTGCCATAGGAATGCATGCAGCAAATCTTACAAGACCTTACTGCTTCACACTCCCACCATTTAGGTTCCTGTCTCCCTGATGGTGCAGTTCTACCAAAAAGCCAACTTCCAGAGGTCtcttccctctcttttttgttttacaATAAAATAGGGAAAAAGGCAAGTCGTTGAGCATGAAAGCCTCTCCTACTTTTCTGAGCCATTGCTCAAGTAGTTCCACCATTGGGGACTTACAATGGTCTCAACTTATAGGAGGCTTTCATTCAAAACCATGTGGTGAACAGGGTCAAATCTGTGGGTTAAATTCAAAAGAAAGGAACAGATACAATTACAGTTTAGATAGATAACTGCAAAAATCACAAGCCTTTCCCtaacaaaaaaatatacaaaagGGAATAGGAACTTTTCATTGGAATACATCTCTGAAAGGTCCATAATTTCTTGAATTACAGGTTAACATCTTCGTGTCCTACCAACCCTCTGTAGGATTGTGTGGCTTATATAACGCAAGTAAAATAATTGGTGAGAGTGAGACACATCCTTGTTACTTGCAGATTCCAATAGAACAGTCACCAAAGAATAACAAATAAAATCTccaagttatttttttttattggctATCAGGTCTACATCCAAGTAGATTGAAAGGTTTGATTTAACAATCCACGACATCTATGTCACACCCTTTGTTACATGATCCAGTTATTATCTTatgaatttcttttttaaatagtGAAAAACAGCAAAGAAACCCCATTTACTCTCACAACACTTatatgtttttgtttttaatacATACAAGCCTTCACATCTTCAAGCAAATAACGAAAGCATGAAAGATGTAAACGAAGAAAACAGAAGTTTACAGACAAAAGGATAACTTGGTTAAGAAACCTACACAAGCTGAAAGATTCATACAATTACCATAATCATATCATCTATGTCACGCCGCCAGCCACAAAAAAGTATTTTCTCCGGATATTTTGGAGGTTcaatcattctaggacaaaggcCCCGACTTACCTGTAACAAAATTTCCAGTAAACAATAGGATTAAACTAACTGTCAGAAAAAGACTAAAGGGAAGAATACAAATCACTTGCAGCTTAACACATcatgaaacaaaagaaattcaCTATCTAAGCACAGTACTTAAAGGAAGAATGATGCATATTCGAAACCAAACAACAATTTCCAAGTTCACAGCTAATTATGCATTGCTCCCGGCTACTATATGAAAgaataattaaagaaaattcAACCACTCTCTCACTTCCAACAGAAAGAGACAGAGAGGTTAGCAGATTTCAATCTGCAAAAGCAATTACTCtttggttttattttttgtcctttttttttggggggggggggggggaagaggAGGGTATATGACTTGAAAACCATCATAGAGAAACAAACTCCATCTACAACTTTTTTACAGGAAATTAGAATACTGAAAACCATGCTACAGAATAAATATTTCATCAAGCAAGCACCAGAAGTAAGCTCCGAGCAAGACAAGAGAACTGAGTAGTCTATCAAGTGAACAACAAGTTTTTCAATGCAAACATCCCATATGCACCAGCAGAAGACCAGAATTTGAATGGTATGTGTAACATTCTTCAAAAGCCAATCAAGTTTAACAATCGTCATGATGAGAAGTATCAACACACAAGGTCAATGGCATACATTTATAGGCTAGAAAGACTCTGTTCTTTCCTAGTAAGGTTTCTTAATCAGGGTCCTTTCTGGTTATCCTTATTCGCCTCCACTCCTTACAAGGCTTCCATATGTCACATTTTCAAGGCCTATATACTTCAGAAATCAAGTATTTGGAGGAGCAATTGATTTTCTTTCTCATTTCAGCATATTCTGGAAAAAGATGTGCATCACAAGACACTTTtcgaaccaaaaaaaaaaaaaaaagaaaacgagAAAAAGACACAACCAAACAACATGAGGTGTATTAGAAGTCAAATAACAATGCACTAAGGGAAAGAAAGAAGTAGCATGCATAGGTGTCACCCAATTGCAACATAGAGAAGAATTATGACCTCTGGTAAGGGACCTGGGGCATAGGTGTCATCATCCTCGGCTATGACAAGAATCTCATCACCTTCTTTTAGAACATATTTATCTTCAGGATTAATGATTATCTTGCCACCCTCTGCAGCAACCTTGACTCCACAAGGAATTGCATCAGGAAATGATACCAACACATCTTCGAAATGTAAACCATCCAGTTGAGGCCACCTTTTGATATAAAATTCTGCATTTTCAAACCCCAAAATGTCTTCCCATATCTGCCATACTTGAACAGCATTAAAAATATTGAAGAAAATACATCAATGCATAACTAACTTGCGTCCATTTCTCAGATGATTGCAGCTTCCATCAAAGAGAAGATCACAAGTTCGAAACAGAATTTCAAACAAACTACATGAACATTTTCTCTTCCCATGAAGAATTGCAGTCTATGCACTCTATCTTACTCTATTCAAAAAGCAACTAAAAGGGCAAGTGAGGGAATATTCAGTGAATACGGAAATCTGAATCACTCTTGCAAAACAATAAGGGTGCCTTTGGATCAGTAGATATGGATTTAAGAAAGGAATTGACATGGAGAGATTTCAGATGAGGAAAATTCAAGATTCACATTAACTAAGAATAAATTGTTTAGATAGCAATTATCATTATTTACAATTGACAACAGTAATGCAGAAATGATTAAAAATTTTAGGGGGTTAATACCAAAGTTTCtgtttcacaatgatgcaccaTGGTCAACAGCAGCCTAAACTTTGCCCCATACAAGTTCAAAATTGGATACTTTAGGAAACTAGCGAGAGGTATTAAAGGAGGGATTTTAAATAACCTCTACTTTAGGTGCAATTCAAAATACCCTCATTTTAACACCTAAATACTAATTTGATTGCAAATCTAAATCTgtcttatattttttaaaaaaattgtggTTTTGGATGTAGGATTTAAATCCAAATCCATCCAAAAGGACTCTAACTTCATTTTCAGTTTTGTAATCAGCTCTACAAGAAATTTGATTTAGTTAAGGCATGGAAGATGACAGAATTGCAAGAAAGCTTGAAAGCTACTCCTAGAAGTATGTGGGTTGGTTTAGCTTCTGTTATGTCCTGAACAGTATAATCGGATTAGACTTAGCTTTACCTGTGCAAGGCCAGGTTGGAGAGCACACTGTATCATCAACCGACCAATCACATCATGTGCTACAACTGTTTCAATCAGTTCTCCTCCAACAAGCTTTACTAGAGGTTCGTTATCAAGATCACTCATTTCCACGACAACGTGACCTCTCAATCCCTCTTTTACTCCTGCAAGGCTAAGCACAACCCTCAAGGCACGTGCATCACTCTGAtaacaaatttgaaaatttaagcAGTTAGTTTTTGTAACTTCTCAACTGTATTATGAAATTTTTGTCATTCCAATGCTAGAAGAACCTGATCTGCATTCTCATTAGATGCCAAGACAATGATTGCACGTGCCTTTGAGACTGAAACCTGCAAGCACGAAAATTTTAGCCTGATTGCACGTGCTAAGAGAGATGGAACTTAATAAACTGTATATATACAAATAAACCTTTTTCAAGTCAGCAAGTATAAGAGGACTGCCACTTCTACATATAACTGATGTACCCATGAAGTCAAATTCAAGCTTTGCTATGTCCATCTCCATTTCCTCCTTGTCTCTTTCTGCAagtacaacaacaacaacaccACCTATGCTCTTATTTGCTATTGCTAATTGCTTCAGAAGGGAACCCTGCATTACATAACCAGCTCTTAGTCCTGTTAATGGTTACAGGTAGTGTACCTCACTAATCTCAAGGTCAGAAACCATAAGAAAGAAATAAGGGCATCAATGCATGAAAAGCTTCTTGTTTctccttccttttcttcatAATTAAATTGCAACCACTCATGGTGATTGTTCAGTTATTTTGCAAGAGGATGACCTTTCCCTGGAATTTTCCATGCATAATAAAGACTTAGAATCTACATGTATCCTCCCTCCCCCCAacccccacccccaccccccaaaaacaaaataaaacccaaaaagaaaatttccttGTTCCTGGATGCTACATGGTGGAATCCATATTAGAATACTAGACATCTAAAGAATCTTGCACATGAAAGCAAGTAGGTATCAGACGTCTCACAAAGATTTCCAGAATAATAGTCCAGTCTCAGAGGAAAAGACAAATATGAATAATCTAGACTTCCAACTTGCAGGTACCCAGAGAGTTACCAGTTTGTCACTCCATCCAAGAATAAGTATATGGTTGCTTTCAATAACCTCACTCTTGCCTTTACGCAATGAATCCACTTTTTCTGAAATAGCATCTGAAACAAGCCCTAGCATCATGGCAAATATAAGCATGCCTCCTGAACTAATAGAAACTGAAACAATCCGTGGCCCAGAACCAACCATATCAGCATGATTTCCCGAGTCTGCCACGAAGCTCCAAGAGAGCCAAAGAGCTTCAGTAAAGCTGCCATCACTGACAGCATATATTGCCAAGCCTCCAAATCCAATGAGAAATAGTGTGGCAAAAAGAAGTGCAAGTAGCTTTGCATAAGGATAGACAGAGAAACAAACATCCACCATATAAGCAATTCTCTTCTTCAGTGGAACCTCCTCATTGCTATCTCTTGTCCCCTTTGAAGGGTTCTTTATTGGTGGAGTGCAATCAAGATATTTGTACACTAAAAATGGCGTGATAAGTGTGCACGCAACCATATAAAGGGCAAGCTTTCTACTGTCAGTGTTACCAAAAAACGAAAATGAAAATACATTTCCTAACTCCACAAGGTTAATGCTGTGACTGCCAACAGCACTTCCAGTGCTACATAGTCTACGAAGATCACCAATTTCTTCCTGCAATGAAATCATCAGCCTAGTTATCAGAATATTAATAGCAACAGAGCACTAGGAAGCAGGGGTTGACAGTGAATGCAGCCAATTTCATATGAGGACACGAACCTGAAGAATACCCACTTTATTTTGCAAGTAGATTGCATAAGGTGTAGGCAATGTACAAATCAATTTAAGCTGCATTAAGGAAATAATTCAATCAGTAAAACTACAGACGATACACAAAAAATGTGGAAGCCGCATttgtcttcatttttttcaaaaaaaagttGTTTCCGTCACCCCGAACAGATTTCACACCGACTGTAAAGCTTCTTAATAAATAGACAAAAGCTGTAGATAAACTAACCAAATTAAGAACCCAAGAACTTGTATGTCCGGGAGGTTTCCGAGGACTGTAAGAACTGGAACTAGCCGTCGTACTAGATGACAACGAAGACGAAGTAACCGGTACTTGAACTGACAAGGAATTCAGATCCTTTTCACCTTTCAGCTTGGCCATGGATTTGGGCTTGGAAGGATCCGACTTGAGTTTCGCCGGCCGAGGAGCAGGAGGAAGGGCAGCAATACTGCGGACGGAGTCCAGTCTATTACCAACATCCACATTCAAATTAGACGGCATACGAGCCGAAAATTGCCCCGTCACCTGCCGCTCAGTGCTATTACTATTGTGTGCAGCAGATTTTGCGGCAACTCGGCTTCGAGTAGCGTAAGGACCGAGAAATGAAGGGTACACATAGTCCCGATCCGCAAAATTGAAGGCCTGGTCGGAGacagaggaggaggaggagacaGTGGTGGCGCTAGAAACTTCGGAGGAGGAGGCGGAGGTAGTGCGGTTGTTTGAGGAGGGAGGGGAGGTAGAGACGCGACGGACAGCGGGGAACAGTGGGCCAGGGAAGTGTGGGGTCCGCGTCTCCTCCGAGATTGTTTTCGATCTCTTGAGAACCGGTGGCAGCTCCGGTCTACTGGTGAGATTTGGGGTTGAGCTAGGGCTTGGAGTACTTGAATTCGAACCTCCATTACTCGTCACCGTCGTCATTTTCCGGCAaaaattgatgatgatgatatatataaatatataattatttacTCCCACCTGTACTGTATATGTATAGTTTGCtcagagagagatagagagttTGTCAGTGAAGAGGAGAAGAAGCCATCGCCATCAGAGGACCGAGCTCAGCTCAGAGAAAGCAGAAGAAAGTGGAGGAAAATGCCGAATGGTAATAGTAGCTGAGTGAGGTAGTTAATTTCTTCAGTTAAATGTCAGCTGAAGGCGTGTTATTGGGATCGGATTGCTGCAGGTACAAGTATTCACGACTTCAGGCAGAGAGTGGATTTGGTCTGCTACCTGAGCCTGGAGCAATCTTTCCGGGCCGTTATTGGGATTTGGACTTCGGACACTTTTCCACTACTTACTAGTTTATACTTTGCGCAATTTTTACCGGAAAAAGGGGGTTCGAATTTAAGATTCCTCTTTTCCAGTTATTTATTGGGTTACCTTTTGGCGGCGTTTGGGGTCCCCTCCCAAGAAAGAGAGgataatgacaaaaaaaaaaaaatgaaagtatttTACGAAAATGAACGTGCAAAGATGACACTACTACTACTATTGAGCAAAGAATTTCTTGCAAAAGTTGTTAAACATGttaaataattcttttttacaTTGAAAGCAAAAGCTTGGGGACAATTCAAAAAGTTTGTCTACGCTTTATTCCAGGTTCTGATTTGCTATGAACTAAAGACTTATTAATCAGTCAAATTATATTATTCCATCACGTGTAATCAATCAATCTGAAatctttagaattttttttttgtttctaatgAAGTTTCAAACTAATAGGAGGATGGAATTTTGCTACCCACAGTCCAAAATCCAATAATAGATGTGCTACAAATATTTCGATTCTGCATGTTAGGATTGAGCACCGGTCAGGGACCCACTTCGTGTACCATTTGATTAACTCAACTTGTACCTTGCAGATCAATAATTTTCTGACCCTTACTCACTCCGCATATCAGCGGTACCCCGTTATAAGGTACTTATTAAGATAGGATCGAATTAACGAATACTCATTTCACCccatttattatttaatttttttaaaaaataatttatacttgtattttacatgtttatttaagatttaataaagatttttttcaaaaaattgtctaccaagaaacaagcatgcgaagagaatacaagaaaaagtaaaaaaaaaatttaaaagaattcaaaatcaataaaagtttgaaataagtagctgatttttttaaatatatgttttacattaattaaactcttttctataaaatataagatcatgaCCTCTATAAATAAATGTGGTACATAAACTATAATCTTTCATATTTGTAATACAAATTGTTCAATGAAATTGTTTATGTAGtgctaaaaatattattttatagtatgtgtataaaaatataaaaataaaatatatatgtgtGGGGGGAGTCGGGTCTCCGACCTTCTTTTGATCCGATCAAATAATATGGATCGGATATTCTAATTTTCGAATCGAATTGAATCAGATATGGCGGATTCTCGGATTAGCGAATAATTTTGCCCACCTCTATTGCATACAAgaggagaaaaaagagaagaagcaTATTTACATCTATT
This sequence is a window from Coffea eugenioides isolate CCC68of chromosome 7, Ceug_1.0, whole genome shotgun sequence. Protein-coding genes within it:
- the LOC113778204 gene encoding ion channel POLLUX-like; amino-acid sequence: MTTVTSNGGSNSSTPSPSSTPNLTSRPELPPVLKRSKTISEETRTPHFPGPLFPAVRRVSTSPPSSNNRTTSASSSEVSSATTVSSSSSVSDQAFNFADRDYVYPSFLGPYATRSRVAAKSAAHNSNSTERQVTGQFSARMPSNLNVDVGNRLDSVRSIAALPPAPRPAKLKSDPSKPKSMAKLKGEKDLNSLSVQVPVTSSSLSSSTTASSSSYSPRKPPGHTSSWVLNLLKLICTLPTPYAIYLQNKVGILQEEIGDLRRLCSTGSAVGSHSINLVELGNVFSFSFFGNTDSRKLALYMVACTLITPFLVYKYLDCTPPIKNPSKGTRDSNEEVPLKKRIAYMVDVCFSVYPYAKLLALLFATLFLIGFGGLAIYAVSDGSFTEALWLSWSFVADSGNHADMVGSGPRIVSVSISSGGMLIFAMMLGLVSDAISEKVDSLRKGKSEVIESNHILILGWSDKLGSLLKQLAIANKSIGGVVVVVLAERDKEEMEMDIAKLEFDFMGTSVICRSGSPLILADLKKVSVSKARAIIVLASNENADQSDARALRVVLSLAGVKEGLRGHVVVEMSDLDNEPLVKLVGGELIETVVAHDVIGRLMIQCALQPGLAQIWEDILGFENAEFYIKRWPQLDGLHFEDVLVSFPDAIPCGVKVAAEGGKIIINPEDKYVLKEGDEILVIAEDDDTYAPGPLPEVSRGLCPRMIEPPKYPEKILFCGWRRDIDDMIMVIV